The genomic window TAGAttcaaaaatgatacatcaaATGTATATCGTTTTTGCTGCTATTGCAGCATCTGCTGTGTCTAAAAGTGTATTTTCTCCAAGTTTGCTGGATGAAAATACACATCTTCTTACCAGGGAAAAAAACATAGGAAGAGATAATGGTGCAGTTGATGATACATCTACtgcagaaaaaagaaataatcattTAGATCTGCTCAGAAGTATCCTAGAGAATATTGAAGAGGAAAAGCGAATGCAATTAGAAGAAATGCAACTCAAGAAACGTATGGGCAGCTCAAGTCAGGAATCGGAGGAAACTGAAGAATCGGAGGAGTCTGCATCTAGTGAAGAGAAGAAACGGATGGtattaaaaaaggaaaaccCTCTTAAAGCACTAGAAGCAATGCAACTCAAGAAACGTATAGGCAGCTCAAGTCAGGAATCGGAGGAAAGTGAAGAATCGGAGGAGTCTGCATCTAATGAAGAGAAGAAACGGATGGTCTTGAAAAAGGAAAACCCTCTGAAAGCACTAGAATCAATGCAACTCAAGAAACGTATGGGCAGCTCAAGTCAGGAATCGGAGGAAACTGAAGAATCGGAGGAAAGTGAAGAATCGGAGGAGTCTGCATCTAGTGAAGAGAAGAAACGGATGGTCTTGAAAAAGGAAAAGCCTCTTAAAGCACTAGCAGCAATGCAACTCAAGAAACGTATGGGCAGCTCAAGTCAGGAATCGGAGGAAACTGAAGAATCGGAGGAAAGTGAAGAATCGGAGGAGTCTGCATTTAGTGAAGAAAAGAAACGGATGGTCTTGAAAAAGGAAAAGCCTCTTAAAGCACTAGAATCAATGCAACTCAAGAAACGTATGGGCAGCTCAAGTCAGGAATCGGAGGAAACTGAAGAATCGGAGGAAAGTGAAGAATCGGAGGAGTCTGCATCTAGTGAAGAAAAGAAACGGATGGTCTTGAAAAAGGAAAAGCCTCTTAAAGCACTAGCAGCAATGCAACTCAAGAAACGTATGGGCAGCTCAAGTCAGGAATCGGAGGAAACTGAAGAATCGGAGGAGTCTGCATCTAGTGAAGAGAAGAAACGGATGGTCTTAAAAAAGGAAAACCCTCTTAAAGCACTAGAAGCAATGCAACTCAAGAAACGTATAGGCAGCTCAAGTCAGGAATCGGAGGAAAGTGAAGAATCGGAGGAGTCTGCATCTAATGAAGAGAAGAAACGGATGGTCTTGAAAAAGGAAAACCCTCTGAAAGCACTAGAATCAATGCAACTCAAGAAACGTATGGGCAGCTCAAGTCAGGAATCGGAGGAAACTGAAGAATCGGAGGAAAGTGAAGAATCGGAGGAGTCTGCATCTAGTGAAGAGAAGAAACGGATGGTCTTAAAAAAGGAAAACTATCTTAAAGCACTAGAAGCAATGCAACTCAAGAAACGTATGGGCAGCTCAAGTCAGGAATCGGAGGAAACTGAAGAATCGGAGGAAAGTGAAGAATCGGAGGAGTCTGCATCTAATGAAGAGAAGAAACGGATGGTCTTGAAAAAGGAAAAGCCTCTTAAAGCACTAGAATCAATGCAACTCAAGAAACGTATGGGCAGCTCAAGTCAGGAGTCTGAATTAAGTGAAGAGAGTACTGAATCGGAAGGAAGTTATTCATCAGAAGAAACCGAGCGGGACAAACGAACACTGAAGgaatttttgcaaaaattaaagatttaaacgGAAATCTTTCAAGCTGACATATCTTTTTAGATTTAGAATATTTTCAcggcaagtttttttttaagtgaacaACACTGTGTAAGATTATAGTGAtttgaaattatcattttttcttttaacttatCTTCTACTTGTATAGTAACTTTGGGTTTAAAAAAGCTTCTCTTAAAAACTGTGTAA from Magallana gigas chromosome 9, xbMagGiga1.1, whole genome shotgun sequence includes these protein-coding regions:
- the LOC105322771 gene encoding DNA ligase 1 yields the protein MIHQMYIVFAAIAASAVSKSVFSPSLLDENTHLLTREKNIGRDNGAVDDTSTAEKRNNHLDLLRSILENIEEEKRMQLEEMQLKKRMGSSSQESEETEESEESASSEEKKRMVLKKENPLKALEAMQLKKRIGSSSQESEESEESEESASNEEKKRMVLKKENPLKALESMQLKKRMGSSSQESEETEESEESEESEESASSEEKKRMVLKKEKPLKALAAMQLKKRMGSSSQESEETEESEESEESEESAFSEEKKRMVLKKEKPLKALESMQLKKRMGSSSQESEETEESEESEESEESASSEEKKRMVLKKEKPLKALAAMQLKKRMGSSSQESEETEESEESASSEEKKRMVLKKENPLKALEAMQLKKRIGSSSQESEESEESEESASNEEKKRMVLKKENPLKALESMQLKKRMGSSSQESEETEESEESEESEESASSEEKKRMVLKKENYLKALEAMQLKKRMGSSSQESEETEESEESEESEESASNEEKKRMVLKKEKPLKALESMQLKKRMGSSSQESELSEESTESEGSYSSEETERDKRTLKEFLQKLKI